In a genomic window of Seriola aureovittata isolate HTS-2021-v1 ecotype China chromosome 11, ASM2101889v1, whole genome shotgun sequence:
- the LOC130177642 gene encoding olfactory receptor 4K15-like has translation MAYDRYVCICKPLHYNAIMTKRKVQTVILVIWIVSLISQRFKSVPYPLCVVLSMYVVIIQPLLNPLMYGLKLSKIRQACKDLLTLKTS, from the exons ATGGCATATGATAGATATGTTTGCATTTGTAAGCCTTTACATTACAATGCCATAATGACTAAAAGGAAAGTACAAACTGTCATACTTGTTATCTGGATAGTTTC TTTGATCAGTCAGAGATTTAAGTCAGTTCCATATCCTCTCTGTGTTGTCTTGTCTATGTATGTAGTGATCATTCAGCCTCTTCTAAATCCACTCATGTATGGtcttaaactgtcaaaaataagACAGGCTTGTAAAGATTTgttgacattaaaaacatcctAA